A single region of the Oleispira antarctica RB-8 genome encodes:
- the kpsE gene encoding Capsule transport protein KpsE. By similarity, whose protein sequence is MPNEDVPDKDMPNKDMPIKEQAVEKTAAQRKLAKFKSKPVQFVKDSSAFTKAQKGVVYTWAKFGSFALVILASILLVVYYSMLASPRYVSQSQFVVKEAGGHDSSLLGLSGLGAVSPGMRDALILKTFLESREMATALDKAVSLKAHYERSDWDTLSKLNQDSTMEEYVEYYQNHVQIIHDELSDVLMVEVQTFDANYSLTVSEALLSISERFINDLGAKMAGEQMSYAQKEVERSYAILTKSQSALISFQDKFKLYSPEQQSGALLTAINGIESSIITEETELKSLLAFMRDDAPEVKAKNIRVASLREQLAQEKQRLTSDDQQSLNKINVNYQEIKLNSELAADLYKSALAGLEVVRAEAYRKLKHLLVIEQPALAQEDKYPRRIHSILTWFIVLLLSYFIGRLILSIIKEHQE, encoded by the coding sequence ATGCCAAATGAAGATGTGCCAGATAAAGACATGCCAAATAAAGATATGCCGATAAAAGAGCAAGCGGTAGAAAAGACCGCGGCTCAACGCAAACTTGCCAAATTTAAAAGCAAACCCGTACAGTTTGTAAAAGACTCCTCCGCCTTTACCAAAGCGCAAAAAGGTGTTGTATACACATGGGCCAAATTCGGCTCTTTTGCCTTAGTTATTTTAGCCTCGATATTATTAGTGGTTTATTACTCCATGCTGGCATCACCGCGTTACGTAAGCCAAAGTCAATTTGTCGTAAAAGAAGCCGGTGGCCACGATTCATCTTTATTAGGCTTGTCAGGCTTGGGGGCGGTGTCGCCGGGTATGCGAGATGCCTTGATTCTAAAAACCTTTTTAGAATCACGCGAAATGGCAACCGCACTGGATAAGGCAGTTTCACTAAAAGCACATTATGAACGCAGCGATTGGGACACCCTAAGTAAGCTTAACCAAGACAGCACCATGGAAGAATATGTTGAGTACTATCAGAATCACGTTCAAATAATTCATGACGAATTATCCGATGTGCTCATGGTCGAAGTGCAAACCTTCGATGCTAACTACTCCCTTACCGTAAGTGAAGCGTTGCTCAGTATCAGTGAGCGCTTTATTAATGACCTGGGTGCAAAAATGGCAGGTGAACAAATGTCGTATGCGCAAAAAGAAGTAGAGCGCTCTTATGCCATATTAACCAAAAGCCAAAGCGCGTTAATTAGCTTTCAAGACAAGTTCAAATTGTACAGCCCAGAGCAGCAAAGCGGGGCGCTACTAACGGCCATTAATGGCATAGAATCTTCCATTATCACCGAAGAAACGGAACTTAAATCGCTACTCGCATTTATGCGCGACGATGCACCAGAAGTGAAAGCCAAGAATATTCGCGTTGCCTCATTGCGTGAGCAACTCGCACAAGAAAAACAGCGACTCACCTCAGATGATCAGCAGTCACTGAATAAAATAAACGTCAACTACCAAGAAATAAAGTTGAACAGTGAGCTGGCCGCTGACCTTTATAAATCTGCCCTCGCAGGTCTTGAAGTCGTTCGCGCAGAAGCCTACCGAAAACTTAAGCATCTGTTGGTAATCGAACAACCAGCACTTGCACAAGAAGATAAATACCCACGTCGCATTCACAGCATTCTCACCTGGTTTATTGTATTGCTATTAAGCTACTTCATTGGCCGTTTAATACTGTCCATTATTAAAGAGCACCAAGAATAA